The genomic region ATCCCAATGCCCGATGGATAGGCTACCAGCCTCATTTGAGTCAGACTGAGTATGCCAAGATGGTACACTCTGCCGTAAAATCATTCATGATTGAAAAAAAAGAGGCAATGGACAATATTGAAGAAATCTGTTCTATCAAAGGTGTTGATATGGTACAGTTCGGGCCTTCCGATTATAGTATGAGCCTGGGTTGGGATGCAAAGGACCATAAGGAAGATATACGTAAGGTAGAAGAAAAAATGATACGTACAGCCCTTGACCATGGGGTTGCTCCCCGCTGTGAATGTGATTCAATTGAAAAAATGCAATATTATATGGATCTTGGTGTCAGGAATTTCTGTATAGGAGACCAATTCCGCATTCTTGATGCTTATTGGAAAGGTACATGCGGTAAAGCCAAAGACCTTGCAGCGACCCTGAAAT from Spirochaetia bacterium harbors:
- a CDS encoding aldolase/citrate lyase family protein: MIKENLLRKALDTHKPTVATRIWSTWPTVVEACAASGNFDYVEFVAEYSPFDQHDLENWVRACELGGIASMIKVDFQNRNYVAQRALACGFQSIMFTDHKTAEEVEATLHAISPDSKQYGGRFGYPNARWIGYQPHLSQTEYAKMVHSAVKSFMIEKKEAMDNIEEICSIKGVDMVQFGPSDYSMSLGWDAKDHKEDIRKVEEKMIRTALDHGVAPRCECDSIEKMQYYMDLGVRNFCIGDQFRILDAYWKGTCGKAKDLAATLK